One genomic segment of Chitinophaga sancti includes these proteins:
- the tnpA gene encoding IS66 family insertion sequence element accessory protein TnpA — protein MKQKKSSLAGRHHFSEQEIISALEQFTQAGNISVKEFTAAFQISAATFYNWKKRYSNQLMETNSPGGFVEVDLSPVQQESIPGGIFAEYRGIIFYQRVEPSYLKALL, from the coding sequence ATGAAACAGAAAAAATCTTCATTGGCAGGCCGCCATCATTTTAGCGAGCAGGAAATCATTTCTGCTCTTGAACAATTTACTCAAGCCGGCAATATTAGTGTAAAAGAGTTTACTGCCGCATTTCAGATATCAGCTGCTACTTTTTACAACTGGAAAAAGCGTTATAGTAATCAATTGATGGAAACCAATTCACCAGGAGGGTTTGTGGAAGTTGACCTGTCGCCAGTTCAACAGGAATCAATTCCTGGAGGCATTTTTGCAGAATATCGCGGTATAATATTTTACCAGCGTGTAGAACCTTCATATCTAAAAGCCCTCCTGTAA
- the tnpC gene encoding IS66 family transposase, with translation MVVPLHSVKPEIIYTLSEALEQVNALQLQKADLSNALTQERHVFSRIIQELTTENTALKEEKDQLKRWLSNEQERGIDKDRKIADLEETIVELQSSLASKTDEAQRKEWQLKELHDMLFGQRSEKFIPDPAATQTAIQQTLGIEFDSTEVEAIIEQTMTSAATTTATSSKTSRRKKHHKAHKGRKPIATHLETETIVYDLAGDKTGMKPMGKKVTVVYDIVPGKLIRREEHYLQYKAEDGKIHRTSVQPRMIERGIVSNRLLAHLHSERFVYYMPYYRQQQRFERLTGVCFAASTIDHWEEVCYKKLKRLLKLLKKTLQTASYIKADETSLKYLHDEGQGKASNGWMWVFHAPEHKLVLFEFHPGRDHEVPKEILKDFAGTLQTDALSSYTAAFKENEKVTLMSCLAHIRRGFKKAQRQNKILADQVLVYFNIIYRIEAYAKRKAFTPDNRLALRQKYSKPFFDKIRSWLDEQKDIHVPDSLLAKAINYANNQWDKLNILFLNGRIDVDNNSTERAVRPITLFRKNSLFASNEHGGERAALFYSLVESCKLNGIDPFEYLNDVYDRLHDCTAAELVQLLPQNWKPVKAK, from the coding sequence ATGGTAGTACCTTTGCATTCTGTGAAACCTGAGATCATATATACATTGTCTGAAGCACTGGAACAAGTGAATGCGCTGCAATTGCAGAAGGCAGACTTATCCAATGCACTTACTCAGGAAAGACATGTATTCAGCCGTATTATCCAGGAACTCACAACTGAAAATACTGCGCTGAAGGAAGAGAAAGATCAGCTGAAGCGTTGGTTATCCAATGAGCAGGAACGCGGTATTGATAAAGACAGGAAAATTGCCGACCTGGAAGAAACTATTGTAGAATTACAGTCATCACTTGCCAGCAAAACTGATGAGGCACAGCGTAAAGAATGGCAATTAAAAGAGCTGCATGATATGCTATTTGGACAGCGTAGTGAAAAATTCATTCCTGATCCTGCAGCTACACAGACAGCCATTCAGCAGACACTGGGAATTGAATTTGACTCAACAGAAGTTGAAGCCATTATTGAACAAACAATGACATCTGCTGCTACCACGACAGCGACTTCCTCCAAAACCAGCAGAAGAAAAAAGCATCACAAGGCACATAAAGGTAGAAAACCTATTGCAACACATCTGGAGACAGAAACCATTGTATACGATCTGGCAGGAGATAAAACAGGCATGAAGCCAATGGGGAAGAAAGTAACAGTTGTGTATGACATTGTTCCCGGAAAACTCATCAGAAGAGAAGAACATTACCTTCAATATAAAGCAGAAGACGGAAAGATCCACCGCACTTCTGTACAGCCCAGGATGATAGAACGTGGGATTGTAAGCAACAGATTACTGGCCCACCTGCATAGTGAACGGTTTGTTTACTACATGCCATATTATCGGCAACAACAGCGGTTCGAGCGTTTGACAGGAGTCTGTTTTGCAGCATCTACTATAGACCACTGGGAAGAAGTTTGCTATAAAAAGCTAAAGCGGTTACTGAAATTATTGAAGAAAACATTACAGACAGCCAGCTATATTAAAGCGGATGAGACGAGTCTGAAATATCTTCATGATGAAGGTCAGGGCAAAGCCTCCAATGGTTGGATGTGGGTTTTTCATGCACCTGAACACAAACTTGTACTTTTTGAATTTCACCCAGGCAGAGATCATGAAGTTCCAAAGGAAATCCTGAAAGATTTTGCAGGAACATTACAAACAGATGCACTATCTTCTTACACCGCAGCATTTAAAGAAAACGAAAAAGTTACGTTGATGAGCTGCCTTGCGCATATCCGCCGAGGGTTCAAAAAAGCTCAACGACAAAATAAAATATTGGCAGACCAGGTACTCGTATATTTTAATATCATATACCGTATAGAAGCATACGCCAAACGTAAAGCATTTACTCCTGATAATCGGTTAGCCTTACGACAGAAATATAGTAAACCCTTCTTCGATAAGATCCGCAGCTGGTTGGATGAGCAAAAGGATATACACGTACCTGACAGCTTGCTGGCTAAGGCCATCAACTATGCAAATAATCAGTGGGATAAGCTGAACATACTATTTTTAAATGGAAGGATCGATGTCGACAACAACTCGACTGAGAGAGCTGTCCGTCCAATTACATTATTTAGGAAGAACTCACTTTTTGCCAGTAATGAGCATGGTGGCGAAAGAGCTGCTTTATTTTATTCCCTCGTAGAAAGTTGTAAACTGAATGGGATTGATCCATTCGAATACTTAAATGATGTGTATGATCGCCTACACGATTGCACCGCAGCTGAACTGGTACAGCTATTACCTCAAAACTGGAAGCCTGTCAAAGCAAAGTAA
- the tnpB gene encoding IS66 family insertion sequence element accessory protein TnpB (TnpB, as the term is used for proteins encoded by IS66 family insertion elements, is considered an accessory protein, since TnpC, encoded by a neighboring gene, is a DDE family transposase.), which yields MLSLSGYRLVLWNGATDMRLSFNGLSGLVVNEMQEDPFHYGTLYAFFNHRRTQVKILGWDVDGLGIFYKRLSRGTFGTPVYDNETKKMVLNKKDLMLILEGVEVRFRKRYERSARHHKS from the coding sequence ATGTTATCACTAAGCGGTTATCGTCTTGTATTATGGAACGGTGCGACAGATATGCGTTTGAGCTTCAACGGGCTGTCAGGCCTGGTTGTTAATGAAATGCAAGAAGATCCATTTCACTATGGAACGTTATACGCATTCTTTAATCATCGTCGTACACAGGTTAAGATCCTTGGATGGGATGTTGATGGACTAGGTATCTTCTATAAACGACTGTCCAGAGGAACTTTTGGCACACCAGTCTATGATAATGAGACTAAGAAAATGGTATTGAATAAGAAAGATCTCATGCTCATATTAGAGGGAGTAGAAGTCAGATTCCGTAAACGTTACGAAAGATCTGCCAGACATCATAAAAGTTAA
- a CDS encoding helix-turn-helix transcriptional regulator has protein sequence MPGPKRKYNRIKIVLLEKEKTNIWLAEQLGVSATAVSKWCTNRNQPTVETLFRISDILNVEVCELLNKK, from the coding sequence ATGCCAGGTCCAAAAAGAAAATATAATAGAATAAAGATTGTACTACTAGAGAAAGAAAAGACTAATATTTGGTTAGCTGAGCAGCTAGGAGTAAGTGCAACTGCTGTTTCTAAATGGTGTACAAACCGTAATCAGCCCACTGTTGAAACATTATTTAGAATTTCTGATATTCTGAATGTGGAAGTTTGTGAATTACTGAATAAAAAATAG
- a CDS encoding helix-turn-helix domain-containing protein: protein MSHPENSNRITEQRLNYFAQCLGEELYLLRRGQNKSIKVVAKDTKMSPSIVSKIEKGLYENFYLSRLLRICKYYNADMRDLISRAEYKDRNNTI from the coding sequence ATGAGCCACCCTGAAAACAGTAATCGTATAACTGAGCAAAGATTAAACTATTTCGCGCAATGCCTTGGAGAAGAATTGTATTTACTACGTAGAGGTCAGAATAAAAGCATAAAAGTTGTTGCGAAAGATACAAAAATGTCTCCCAGCATAGTCAGCAAAATAGAAAAGGGATTGTATGAAAATTTTTACTTATCAAGACTACTCCGGATCTGTAAATATTACAATGCCGATATGAGAGATCTAATAAGCCGTGCAGAGTATAAGGATCGGAACAATACTATTTGA
- a CDS encoding HEPN domain-containing protein produces METTIFQHLTKSQIEQLVHLIQKIVQAFSPIKIICYGYRTTTISDWSCFSFGDARVIPTFPTYDLMIVIKDDEKRQHHEIIEIAEQFAIPHNCNISIIVQQLNTVNKGLEHGKRFISTVYNNGITLYNYGSALSIPRQEMEIAMLKKLIEDHWQNYFGMANCFLMTANYCFENGWKKQTVFDLHQSVEHACIAILRVCTGYRPTTHNLSRLLNLICNFSQELMVIFPRTTKEEIDLFNILNRAYSEARYNEKYSVSEDVVKIIMGRVTTLLGLIEKLYERKCTSLRSILPVSFPLNIESQ; encoded by the coding sequence ATGGAGACAACAATTTTTCAACATCTTACAAAGTCACAGATTGAACAACTTGTACATTTAATACAAAAGATTGTCCAGGCATTTTCTCCAATAAAAATAATATGCTATGGTTATCGAACTACTACTATTAGTGATTGGAGTTGCTTTTCTTTTGGAGATGCCCGAGTTATACCAACATTTCCTACTTATGATTTGATGATTGTAATCAAGGATGACGAAAAAAGACAGCATCATGAAATAATTGAGATTGCGGAGCAGTTTGCAATACCACATAATTGTAATATCTCCATTATTGTACAACAATTGAACACTGTCAATAAGGGATTGGAGCATGGCAAACGGTTTATTTCTACTGTATATAATAATGGGATAACCCTATACAACTATGGTTCCGCTTTATCAATTCCACGGCAGGAAATGGAAATAGCAATGTTGAAAAAGCTTATAGAGGATCACTGGCAGAACTATTTTGGTATGGCAAATTGTTTTTTAATGACAGCGAATTATTGTTTCGAGAATGGTTGGAAAAAGCAGACAGTTTTTGACTTACACCAATCAGTGGAACATGCCTGCATTGCTATACTAAGGGTTTGCACAGGTTATCGACCAACTACTCATAATCTTTCCAGATTATTAAATCTGATATGTAATTTCTCTCAGGAATTAATGGTTATTTTTCCACGTACTACAAAGGAAGAAATTGATCTTTTTAACATACTGAATAGAGCATATTCTGAAGCTCGTTACAATGAGAAATATTCGGTGTCTGAAGATGTTGTAAAAATAATAATGGGAAGGGTTACTACATTATTAGGCTTAATTGAAAAGTTATACGAAAGGAAATGCACTAGCTTAAGATCTATACTTCCTGTTAGTTTCCCATTAAATATAGAAAGTCAATGA
- a CDS encoding ATP-binding protein: MTATRSVKIKTNFRRTVPEYIITDEIKLGQILKNLIDNALKFAPSDTDILIHISSLGETRLLFQISNQGEGIPADKIPFLFQPFQPIDEGLGGMGLGLYISKLYAASLGGDLILANSDKKGTTFLFLIDTQFQATSIANNLNH; the protein is encoded by the coding sequence ATCACAGCTACTCGTTCCGTAAAGATCAAAACCAATTTTCGACGTACAGTACCAGAGTATATTATAACAGATGAAATAAAACTAGGACAAATCTTAAAGAATCTAATAGACAACGCCCTGAAATTTGCTCCTTCTGACACAGATATTTTAATTCATATCAGTTCATTGGGGGAAACCCGTCTGTTATTCCAGATATCCAATCAGGGAGAGGGAATTCCTGCTGATAAAATTCCATTCTTATTTCAACCGTTTCAACCAATTGACGAAGGCTTAGGAGGAATGGGCTTAGGTTTATATATCAGTAAACTGTATGCGGCATCGTTAGGTGGTGACCTTATACTTGCGAATAGCGACAAAAAGGGAACTACTTTTTTATTTTTAATCGATACACAATTTCAAGCTACCTCAATTGCTAATAACTTAAATCATTAA